In Candidatus Atribacteria bacterium ADurb.Bin276, the following proteins share a genomic window:
- the rbsA_16 gene encoding Ribose import ATP-binding protein RbsA — protein MTTQESLVKLCNIKKSFGHVEVLKGINLEINTNEVVGLLGDNGAGKSTLIKIITGVHQPDSGDLYWKGEKLVNFSVAKARDIGIETVFQERALSEEHSLWRNIFMGREITSRWGFIDVKREKEKTERIMKEYMGFTSSALTTDAVVRTMSGGEKQGVAIARALHFEADLIILDEPTTGLSLSETQKVLGFVDDIKKKGKSCIFITHNIYHVYPVADRIVVLDRGSVVGQFRKDEISLEELVNRLYLVARTGKLNENGTSTVACDQLQDEMQSKMP, from the coding sequence GTGACTACTCAAGAATCTTTGGTCAAATTATGTAATATCAAAAAATCGTTTGGCCATGTTGAGGTCCTGAAGGGGATTAACCTGGAGATTAATACCAATGAAGTCGTTGGTTTATTAGGTGATAATGGTGCCGGGAAATCCACCTTGATCAAGATTATCACCGGAGTCCATCAACCGGACTCCGGTGATCTCTATTGGAAGGGAGAAAAACTGGTCAATTTTAGTGTGGCGAAAGCTCGTGATATTGGTATTGAAACCGTTTTTCAGGAACGTGCTTTAAGTGAAGAGCATAGTCTTTGGAGAAATATTTTTATGGGAAGAGAAATAACCTCCCGCTGGGGATTTATCGATGTAAAAAGAGAGAAAGAAAAAACTGAGAGGATTATGAAAGAATATATGGGTTTTACCTCTTCGGCATTAACTACTGATGCAGTGGTTAGAACAATGTCAGGTGGAGAAAAGCAGGGAGTGGCCATAGCACGGGCTCTTCACTTTGAAGCTGATCTTATTATCCTTGATGAGCCAACCACCGGACTTTCTTTGTCCGAAACTCAAAAAGTACTTGGTTTTGTTGATGACATTAAAAAGAAGGGTAAATCATGTATTTTTATTACCCATAATATCTATCATGTCTATCCGGTTGCCGACCGCATTGTAGTCCTTGACCGAGGTAGTGTTGTTGGGCAATTTCGAAAGGATGAAATATCTTTAGAAGAGCTGGTTAACCGACTTTATTTGGTGGCTCGAACGGGGAAATTAAATGAAAATGGAACTTCAACTGTTGCTTGTGATCAACTCCAGGATGAAATGCAATCAAAAATGCCTTAA